A stretch of Heterodontus francisci isolate sHetFra1 chromosome 1, sHetFra1.hap1, whole genome shotgun sequence DNA encodes these proteins:
- the LOC137377070 gene encoding protein TBATA-like isoform X2 — MRLETNHRWHEADLYLLSAIIHLDLQITPPASLNNTLICKVDDQGVCHKEPIKPPKPKQDFYKPKRPISANIPITPPQPANIITGISQSPCKEDAQPDIGFLYSQAWREELRDLTAKVEFFPEPMKEAKEEENLKWGYQYSGERGRLCPSPTRPISWTASRPISRAGATDCARPGLTVAEREVLVLELLSQILQTDSLQAVQHWLLTTGHKEKEMMLDLIRIAVANMRFGSSNVPTCTTLKESLSSRQSAEDTDTTMFRAQSACERRRARSQCQCQRLESILEKQPEREGDAKMLEMTTSNSCARQYSPQTKTIKKSKTLGSTKKVLIVPSSPILSGKLCHSKTDLSKP, encoded by the exons ATGCGTCTAGAAACGAACCATCGATGGCACGAAGCAGACCTCTACCTTCTCTCGGCAATAATACATCTAGACCTGCAAATAACACCACCTGCAA GTCTGAATAATACACTTATCTGTAAGGTGGATGATCAAGGTGTCTGTCACAAAGAACCAATCAAACCACCAAAGCCAAAACAAGACTTCTACAAACCTAAGCGGCCAATCAGTGCTAATATTCCCATAACCCCTCCTCAACCGGCCAATATCATCACGGGAATATCACAGTCCCCATGTAAAGAAGATGCACAGCCTGACATTGGTTTTTTAT ACTCCCAAGCTTGGCGAGAAGAACTGAGGGACCTAACGGCAAAGGTGGAATTCTTTCCCGAACCAATGAAAGAAGCAAAGGAG gaGGAGAATCTAAAATGGGGATACCAATATTCTGGTGAGAGAGGGCGTCTATGCCCTTCTCCAACAAGACCCATATCCTGGACTGCCTCCAGACCAATCTCACGTGCTGGAGCCACTGACTGTGCTAGACCAGGCCTGACAGTGGCTGAACGTGAAGTTCTT GTTCTGGAGCTGCTGTCTCAGATTTTGCAAACTGATTCACTCCAAGCTGTACAGCATTGGTTACTCACAACAGGACATAAAG AGAAAGAGATGATGCTGGATTTGATTCGAATAGCAGTGGCCAACATGAGGTTCGGTAGTTCAAACGTTCCAACCTGCACCACTTTGAAAGAAAGCTTAAGTTCTCGTCAGTCAGCTGAAGATACAGACACGACGATGTTCCGAGCACAGTCTGCATGTGAGAGACGTCGTGCCAG GTCACAATGTCAATGTCAAAGACTGGAGTCAATCTTGGAGAAACAGCCAG agagagagggagacgccaaAATGCTGGAAATGACCACGTCGAATTCCTGTGCTCGCCAGTACAGTCCACAAACTAAAACTATCAAAAAGTCGAAAACTCTTGGATCCACAAAGAAAGTACTCATCGTGCCTTCTTCACCCATATTGAGTGGGAAGTTGTGCCACAGTAAGACAGATTTATCTAAACCTTAA
- the LOC137377070 gene encoding protein TBATA-like isoform X1: MMPPTDPQEGSPRYTNEPSMARSRPLPSLGNNTSRPANNTTCKYALPTDPFFYTRNNPHPKRVYHIKGLNNTLICKVDDQGVCHKEPIKPPKPKQDFYKPKRPISANIPITPPQPANIITGISQSPCKEDAQPDIGFLYSQAWREELRDLTAKVEFFPEPMKEAKEEENLKWGYQYSGERGRLCPSPTRPISWTASRPISRAGATDCARPGLTVAEREVLVLELLSQILQTDSLQAVQHWLLTTGHKEKEMMLDLIRIAVANMRFGSSNVPTCTTLKESLSSRQSAEDTDTTMFRAQSACERRRARSQCQCQRLESILEKQPEREGDAKMLEMTTSNSCARQYSPQTKTIKKSKTLGSTKKVLIVPSSPILSGKLCHSKTDLSKP; this comes from the exons ATGATGCCACCAACAGATCCCCAAGAGGGGTCACCCAGATATAC AAACGAACCATCGATGGCACGAAGCAGACCTCTACCTTCTCTCGGCAATAATACATCTAGACCTGCAAATAACACCACCTGCAAGTATGCTCTTCCCACTGACCCGTTCTTCTACACCCGGAACAACCCTCATCCCAAAAGGGTGTACCACATTAAAG GTCTGAATAATACACTTATCTGTAAGGTGGATGATCAAGGTGTCTGTCACAAAGAACCAATCAAACCACCAAAGCCAAAACAAGACTTCTACAAACCTAAGCGGCCAATCAGTGCTAATATTCCCATAACCCCTCCTCAACCGGCCAATATCATCACGGGAATATCACAGTCCCCATGTAAAGAAGATGCACAGCCTGACATTGGTTTTTTAT ACTCCCAAGCTTGGCGAGAAGAACTGAGGGACCTAACGGCAAAGGTGGAATTCTTTCCCGAACCAATGAAAGAAGCAAAGGAG gaGGAGAATCTAAAATGGGGATACCAATATTCTGGTGAGAGAGGGCGTCTATGCCCTTCTCCAACAAGACCCATATCCTGGACTGCCTCCAGACCAATCTCACGTGCTGGAGCCACTGACTGTGCTAGACCAGGCCTGACAGTGGCTGAACGTGAAGTTCTT GTTCTGGAGCTGCTGTCTCAGATTTTGCAAACTGATTCACTCCAAGCTGTACAGCATTGGTTACTCACAACAGGACATAAAG AGAAAGAGATGATGCTGGATTTGATTCGAATAGCAGTGGCCAACATGAGGTTCGGTAGTTCAAACGTTCCAACCTGCACCACTTTGAAAGAAAGCTTAAGTTCTCGTCAGTCAGCTGAAGATACAGACACGACGATGTTCCGAGCACAGTCTGCATGTGAGAGACGTCGTGCCAG GTCACAATGTCAATGTCAAAGACTGGAGTCAATCTTGGAGAAACAGCCAG agagagagggagacgccaaAATGCTGGAAATGACCACGTCGAATTCCTGTGCTCGCCAGTACAGTCCACAAACTAAAACTATCAAAAAGTCGAAAACTCTTGGATCCACAAAGAAAGTACTCATCGTGCCTTCTTCACCCATATTGAGTGGGAAGTTGTGCCACAGTAAGACAGATTTATCTAAACCTTAA
- the trmt10a gene encoding RNA (guanine-9-)-methyltransferase domain-containing protein 2 produces MASEAYGEGTEPSAAFAKDGDSSNERLEQRRISKSKPMEEKDQLKENDWNIGRTELMSKRQMKRLMREKQWQDQKEQRKQKRKEKKLKRRLERQTQSEEGHEESSRKRFKRDVTPSNLRVALDCSFDSLMVLKDVKKLHKQIQRCYAENRKAAHPVKMYLTSHSGQLKKNMDENDKGWVNWKGITITSQHFSEAMKKEDLVYLTSDSPNVLNDLDATKAYIIGGLVDHNHHKGLTYNKALELGIAHAQLPLGNYVKMDSRKVLTVNHVFEIILAYLEKQDWQEAFFTVLPQRKGAVPACQPLSTGQNEPDGDSDTCDSTENGTAPSEALVQEDKQPSELHYEERGTKIGEEIDGET; encoded by the exons ATGGCATCTGAGGCGTATGGAGAAGGGACAGAACCTTCTGCGGCCTTTGCAAAAGATGGGGATTCAAGTAATGAAAGACTGGAACAGCGCAGAATCAGCAAGTCCAAACCCATGGAAGAGAAAGATCAACTGAAGGAAAATGATTGGAATATCGGGAGAACTGAGCTCATGTCAAAAAGACAGATGAAGAGGTTAATGAGGGAGAAACAGTGGCAGGACCAAAAAGAGCAACGCAA GCAAAAGCGTAAAGAGAAGAAACTTAAAAGAAGACTAGAACGCCAAACTCAGAGTGAGGAAGGGCATGAAGAGTCTTCTAGGAAACGCTTTAAGAGAGATGTCACTCCAAGTAATCTTCGTGTAGCAttggactgcagctttgatagtttaATGGTGTTGAAG gATGTCAAAAAGCTGCATAAACAGATTCAGAGGTGTTACGCAGAAAATCGAAAAGCAGCACATCCTGTAAAG ATGTATTTGACCAGCCATAGTGGACAGTTGAAGAAGAATATGGATGAAAATGACAAAGGATGGGTCAACTGGAAG GGAATCACTATTACCTCTCAGCATTTCAGTGAAGCAATGAAGAAGGAAGACTTGGTTTATCTCACCTCTGATTCTCCTAATGTGCTTAATGATCTGGATGCAACAAAAGCTTACATCATCGGTGGCTTGGTTGATCATAATCACCACAAG GGTCTAACATACAATAAAGCACTGGAGTTGGGAATCGCACACGCCCAACTTCCCCTTGGAAACTATGTGAAAATGGATAGTCGCAAAGTGTTGACTGTAAATCATG TATTTGAGATAATCCTGGCCTATTTAGAGAAGCAGGACTGGCAGGAAGCATTTTTCACTGTCCTGCCGCAGCGCAAAGGAGCGGTTCCTGCCTGCCAGCCTCTCAGCACAGGACAAAACGAGCCTGATGGTGACTCGGACACTTGCGATTCTACAGAGAATGGGACAGCACCTTCAGAAGCTCTTGTACAAGAAGACAAACAGCCCAGTGAATTGCATTATGAAGAGCGGGGCACAAAAATAGGTGAAGAAATAGATGGTGAAACGTAG